The genomic region GGCGTAGCGATTATCTTCCGAGCTCAGTCCAAGCTGCTGTTCAATCACTTCCAATATCTTCCGGCCGCCGGGGTGCAGGGCGTAAAGCCCAATGTCTTCGATCAGCAGGCCGCTTTTTTCGAGCAGAATAGACAGCAGCCGACCGATGCCGTTCTGAATGACGGACGGCACTTCCGACGTCAGGGTCATTTCAAAACCAAAGTCGTTGATGATCCAGCCCATTTCGTCGCGGCCTTCCGGCAGGAGGTCGCAGTAGAACGACCGCATCCGGAACGCTCCTTCCGGTCGGGCGTGGCCTTCGACGAGCACGGCGGCGGCCCCGTCGGCAAAGAGCGCGTTGGAAAGCAGGTTGTCCTCGTCGGTTTTTTTCTGAAAATGAATCGTGCACAATTCCAGGCAAAGGACCAGAACGCGGGCTTCCGGGTTGGCCCGGACGATAGCGTCGGCCGTTTTTAAGCCGTTGAAGGCTCCGTAACAGCCCATGAAGTTGATCGCCGTGCGGTGCGTAGTGGTCGGCCAGTGCAGGGCTTCGATGAGCTCAATATCCAGGCCGGGGGCGTACATGCCCGTGCAGCTGACGGTGATCAGGTGCGTTGGCTCCACCGTCGTTTTCAACTCATCCAGACAGCGCCGGATCGCCGTCAGCGCCAGCGGCAGGGCCTCGCGCCGGTAGAGCTGCATTCGCTGCCCGACCGTTGGAAAAGGTTCTAAATCCGGAGTGTTCGGAAAAAATGAAAAATCGCCTACTTTACGTCCGAAATCAGGCAACACAGAATGACGCTGGGCAATGCGGGTCTGTCGGTACAGCACCTGTAGTTTGCGCTGGTCGCGTTCATCTAGTTGCAAAGCCTGGCTCATGAAGTGAGCAATGTCGGATTGGGAAGTGCAGTGAGCCGGAACGGCGGTGCCAATAGCGGTGATGTAACTGTTCATAGGGTGCTACGTAAACTTGGCACCGTCAAGGGCAGTGCAAAGTGTTGACATTTCATACATATGCTATCTAACTAACCGTGGAAGCGAATGTTATGAAGGATGTTGCATAAATCCTATCTTTCCTTAAAATCCTTTTATGTCACCTCGTGCGCTCTGGCTTCACCTGCGGGTTCCGTTCTCGTTTTTTCTGCTTCCGGTCTTTCTGTTTGCCCTGAGCGAGTCGCCGGCACCCGACGCCGGCAGGGCGGTGGCCGTGCTGCTGATTATCCATTTGCTGCTGTATCCGGCCAGTAATGCCTACAACAGCTACTTTGACAAGGACGAAGGGAGCATAGGAATCCTGGAGAATCCGCCTCCGGTCGACAAAACCCTTTATTACGCCGCCTGGGCGCTGGACCTCGCCGCGCTGGCCCTGGGTATCTGGGTAGGGTGGCCGTTTGTGGGCTATCTGCTGGTGTACGGCCTGATTTCCAAGGCATACAGTCACCCGTCCGTGCGCTTGAAGAAGTACCCGATCGCCAGCTGGCTGATTGTGAGTCTTTTTCAGGGAGCTTTCACCTTTGTGATGACGATGCAGGCGCTCAACGCTTTCTCGTTTGCCGAGGCTGTCCGCCCGCATATTCTCCTGGCCGGGGCCGTCTGTACCCTGAATCTGCTGGCGATTTATCCCATTACCCAGGTGTATCAGCATGACGAAGACGCCCGCCGCGGTGACCTGACGATGAGTCGGCTGCTGGGCATTCGAGGAACATTCGTGAGCGCGGTCGTTTGTTTCGGTTTGTCGCTGGCGGGTTTTTACACCTATTTTCACGGCAAGCCGGTGTTCTGGCTGCTGCCGGCCTGTCTGCTGCCGGGAGTAGCGTTTTTTCTGCTGTGGTTTCGGCGGGTGTGGGGCGATACATCCCAGGCAAATTTCCGTTCGGCGATGCGGATGACGTTGCTGGCCGGGCTGGGACTGAATATTTTTTTTCTGATGTTGTTCTTTTTAAATTTCTCAGAATCAGCAAAAACGGCCTTGCGGTGATAAAAACGTAAAATTTTTTTGGAAGAAGGTCTTGCGGAGGAACAATAAGCCCCCTATATTTGCATCACAATTCGACGCCAAAGCGACGAAGAAAACAAAAAACGCGAAAGTAGCTCAGCTGGTAGAGCGCGACCTTGCCAAGGTCGAGGTCGCGGGTTCGAACCCCGTCTTTCGCTCCAAGGCACCGGCAACGGTGCCTTTTTTGTGCCAGTGCATTCCGCACGCCGGGATGGCGGAATAGGTAGACGCGCAGGACTTAAAATCCTGTGGGCCGTAAAGCCCGTACGGGTTCGATTCCCGTTCCCGGTACTATTTTGAAGCTGTAATTCGTTGATTTTCTTCGGGTTACAGCTTTTTGTTTTTGGTTTACTGAAACTTTACTGAAACATTTGCCGCTACTACTAGCGACTGGGCACCAAGATAGCGGCTTTTTTCATTTGTTCAAATTCCTCTTTAACTTGACAGAAAACGATTCATCCTCATCATTCTGTCAACATGGAAACCAACCACTGGGCAACCGAACGGGAAAGGTACGAACAGCGCCTCCGCGACTTACGGGCAACGCATGAGCAGCATCTACAGAGCTTGCGGGAACAGTATAGGCGGAAGTCCGAAAGATATGACGCGTTACTGGACCGGGTGTACGCCAGTACAGACGAGTGGAATAGCATCTGCGCCAAGTTGCTGGCGGCCGGTCTGGCTTTGGGAATCATCATCGGGTCGATGCTGTGCTGACGGGGACTCACCCGCGGTTTATTCATGAGTGCCCAGCAACGCAAACATCACTACAATGACACACGAATTAATTCTGCAACCGATAGGCAAATCGTGGGGCGTCATTCTGCCCGAGGAGATGCTTGAGGCCGCCGGGCTCAGGGATGCTCACAAAGTGAGCGTACAGGTTATTGCAGGCGGCATCTTTCTATCTGCGGTCCACCGCAAGCCGCGGGAAGGCTGGGCGGAATCCATTGATGCGTATCTGGCTGCTGGCGGTAAGCTAGAGGGAGACGTTTTTGAGGCCATGTCCAATCAGTCCGATGAGACCCATTGGACATGGCCGGAAAAGTAGCCTCCAGTAGCCCGAGTCAGCGGGAAAGAGTAAAGCCGCCCTTCTTCTGGACCGTACGTTCCCACCAACTGGCTCTTCCCGTCATCCGATGGTTGTCAGATGACTGGGTTAAAGACCAAAAAATCCCCTTCCTCCTTCTTCTCCAACGAATAGGCGGGGTCATTCAATCGCTGGTTGATGCTGACCAGCCCGGCTTGGCGGTACTCTTCGTCGGACCACTCTGGCTGGCGATCCAGAAACAAATTCGTCAGCAGCGTGGCGAAGCCCTGATCGGTTTGGCAGATTCGGTGCTTGCCTTTTTGCTTGGCCCAGTCCATGAAGATATTCAGGATGATCTGCAAGTCCTCGTCGGACTTGGTCAGGAATTGGCCATTGAAGTAGATACTTGACATAAAAGGATGGGTTAGGTGGGTTCAGAGAAAGGCCTAGGCCAACTGCTTAATTACGCTCCGGAAGTTCTCCAGCGCCGCTTCCAGATTCTCCACGATGTCGGCTGCCAGCACGTCCGGGTCGGGCAGGTTGTCCAGATCGCCTAGGCTATTTGAGACTGCTCGCTGAACTGTGTCAGGCCACAGGGTGAATAGAAGGAAAGAAAAGCCTACATTCACAACTATGACCGACCAATTCGATTTTGAGGCCTTCAAACAGGCCGCCATCAAGGGCCTTTACGAAGGTAAACCCCTGACGGGAGAGAACGGTTTGTTTGCGCCTCTGCTGAAGCACTTTTTAGAGTCCGCTTTGGAAGGGGAAATGGATAGTCACCTCGCCCAGACTCGGCAGGTAGAACAGAACCGACGTAACGGCAAGACAACCAAGCGCGTCAAAAGCAGTGCCGGTTTGCTAGACTTACAGACGCCCCGCGACCGTACGGGTAGCTACCAGCCTCAGCTTGTGCCCAAGCGCCAGGTAGTACTCACACCCCAACTTGAGCAGAAGGTATTATCACTCTACAGCGTGGGTAACAGCTATGCCGACATCAGCCAGCACTTGCAGGAGATGTATGGCTACGCACTCTCCGACAGCGAGTTAACGGCCATTACTGACAAAGTCATTCCTGCTATGCGGGAGTGGCAGAACCGGCCTTTGGAGAGCCTATATACCCTGGTCTGGCTCGATGGTATTTATTACAAAGTGCGCCACGAGGGGCGTGTGGTAAGTCGGGTGCTCTACAGCGTGATCGGCCTGAATCTGTCAGGCAAAAAGCAGGTGTTGGGCATTTATACAGCAGAAACCGAGTCAGCCAAGTTCTGGCTTTCGGTGCTCACCGACCTCAAACAGCGGGGTGTAGAGGACCTGTTGATCACATGTGTGGACGGCCTAAAGGGCTTCGATGTGGCCATCAACAACGTTTACCCAGCCGCCACCGTCCAGCTTTGTATTGTCCATCAGCTACGCAATTCTTTCCGCTTCGTACCCGATAAGTTGCTCAAAGACTTCGCTAAAGATCTTAAGACGGTCTATCAGGCTCCAGACCGGGAGCAGGCCATGGAAAACTTACTACTGGTACAGGAGCGATGGGGCGGTATGTACCCCAAAGCCGTTCAACCGTGGCTCGACAAATGGGAATTACTCTCGCCCTTTTTCGACTATCCGCCTGCTATTCGCAAGGTAATGTATACGACCAATACGGTAGAGGGCTACCATCGTCAGTTACGCAAGGTTACCAAAACAAAAGGAGCTTTCAGCTCGGATGTTGCCCTGCAAAAATTAGTCTATTTGACGGTTCAAAACCTGCAAATCAAATGGGAAACGACCACCTACAACTGGAAGGAAGTCGTCAACCAGTTTAGTATTATCTTTGAAGAACGCATTAAACAACATCGCTTCGACTAGAACCCTAGGCTGACACAGTTCAGCAAGCACTCCCGGCTATTTTCCTTCAGCCGGAATACATGCTAGATATAAACCCGGCTATTGACCGGGCTTTTTGTTACTCTTCTTTCTTATTAGCATTGTGTGGGGCAACGTTTAGTAAAGCTTTCAAGGTTGTGTTAAAGTTACTTTGCACCTTTTTTGAGTGAAAGCCATTTCGCTCATTCAAATCCCAATAAGTCATACCCAATTCAACAGCGTCCGCATTTGATCTTAGCCATTGTTCTGCTACATCATAAGCGGTTTGAACGGCGTGTAAAAAGGTAAACTTACTGTCCGTTGTGTTAGCACTTGCCTTCAGAAATAAGTTTTTTTCGTTCAATGCAAACTGTCGGCGTTGCCCCTTTGGTATGTTCGAAATAATTAGTGCTTGAGTGCCATGCCATAATTTCTTTGCCCGAACCGGGTCTTCTGAGCCATCTACCAACGCTTCAAAATCGGCCTCTGGCTGAGCGTCTAATGATTGTTGAGTTTTGCCAACATCCGACTTAGAGCTAGCCTCCGTTTCTGGCGTAAAATCAAGGTTAATCTGTTTACCTCCATAGAGCCGTTCTTCTTCTAAGGCAATTTTCCTTAATTGATCAAAGATTTCATCGCGGGAATATCCGTCTTCCATGTTGTATTGTGTTAAAAGGTGGGGGAATTTGAATTTAGTTGTTCGGGTGAAAATTCATAAACACGTTGAACAGTATCTAAACCGTCATACACTGATTCATAATCAAAAGGTGCCGTTTTAATGAGTCGAATGGCTTCCTCGGAACTGCCGAAAAAATGTTGATAACGTGCGTAAACGTCCCGTCCTCTCTTTATCTTTTCTTCGTAGCAGTGCATGTCGTAAATGATACTAGGATGTACCTGTTGTTTGGCAGCATATTCATTAACATACGCCGGTGTATCAATCATGGGTCGTATGTAATCTAAGCGGGCTTTAGGCAATAGTCGATCACGTGCAAAGCTATCAGCCATGTCTTCTTTGAAGAGATCGTTAGATAAGTCATATTCTCCTGACAAATGAAAGTTCCAAGATTTCAAAGCTTCTAGGTCAAACAAGACGTGATAAAGCTCGTGGATGAGAGTAAACCATAGTGTTGAGTACTTACCCCGATAGTTAGTAATTACTACACAAGGCTTACCATCAACGACGAAACACGCCCCTTTAACGGCGGTATTAGCCAGATACTTTTGCACAATTACCGTGACACCGGCCCGGTACAAGGCCCGCACAACCATTACAAAACCTGCTTCTTCGTCACGCGTGTAGGGGCGAATTTTGGGGATCAGCGCCAATAAGGCCTCTCGGTCGTAGGGGTGAGGATTGTTTAGCTTTCTAAACTGAGCAATAGCCCCTACAATCCACATGATTCGCATTTCGTCGGGGGTATATTGCTTTATTTTACTAAATAGCGTTGATGGCAGGTCAGTCGCATATTGATTGATAGTATCAATTCCGAACCACCGCGTTATTTTACGATCAATCGCCTTAAAGTCAGTCGTTGACTTAATAAATCCTATTTTCTTGAGAGCGTTTAGATTGAAATTTCTTAGAATGAAATTTGCCTTAGTCGCTAGGCTGAGTTCGCTGATGAACTCAGAGTCTAACGAGGCGACAAAGATTTCGGCCATTTCATTGATGTCAATACCTAAGAACTGGCAAACCTTCAAGATGGAAAACAAGTCAACCTTCTGGGTTTCTCCGTCAATAAGCCGAACCAACGTATTGTTCGGAATACCAACCATCTTAGAAAACTCGTAATCGGTACCAATCTTAAATTGTGCCTTTTTAGCGTCAACTAACTCTCGAAAACTGGTTGAATGTTCTTCGGAAGCTAATCTTATAAAGATACTTTCGTCTGATTCGCCGAGGGTATCCGTTGTACCCTTCTTGCGGCCTTTTTTGACTTTTTCCATTTTTGGAAGAGTTTATGGTCAAATATAGCCAATAAAAGTATATTTTTTCCAAAAATGGAAAATTTTTCATGACTATAGAGTTCGAGCCAACCCCCTTTTACGTTATAAAGCACAAAATATGGCCGGATAAACATGACACAGTCACGAGTACTGTTGCGAAGTACTGAGTAGTTTTGCGGTTTGGCGCCGTGCTGCTATAAGTAAAGTCCTCGTCCACCTCTGTTCGTAGCCTTAGTGATGGGTCAGCCGGTCGCGCTTGTCGATCCACTCACCCGCCTTTACCGTTGCCCCATTCTTGGTGATTTCGGTTTCGATGACGAACACGTCGAAGGGCACGTTCACCCCGTCGGCCGTCGGCTACGGCCCGCTCGTAGGTGTACTCCGACACCACGTTCCGGTTGAAGAAGCCGAAGGTCCGCTTGTCGGGCGTCGCCGTTAGGCCGATGAGGAAGGCGTCGAAGTAGTCCAATACCTGCTTCCACTCGTTGTAGATACTGCGGTGGGCTTCTTCGATAATGATAAAGTCGAAGGTCTCAATGAGCACACGCTCGTTGTAGGCCACTTCCCGCGACCTGCCCGTCGAGCGGAATTCGTTGGGGGAGGCTTCCTCCACCGATTCGTCCAGCTCCTCGCCCCGCAGGATGGAGTACATCCGCTAGATGGTCGAAATGCAGACCTGCGCCGAGGGGTCCACGAACGACTTCAACCGCTGGACTGTGTACAACTCGTTGAACTTGCGGCGGTCGTCATTAGGGGTGAATGCCTGAAACTCCTGTTCGCCGAGGTTCTTGGTATCGACCAGAAACAGGATGCGTTTGGCCTTGGCGTGCTTTTAGCAGGAGGTAGACGGTCGTGATAGCCGTAAAGGTCTTGCCGCTGCCGGTCGCCATCTGCACCAGCGCACGCGGCCGGGCCTCGCCGAAGGACTTCTCCAGATTGGTGATGGCCGTGATCTGGCAGTCGCGCAGGCCGTCGGTATTGAGCGCCGGGAACTGGCGCAGATGCTGGCGGAGCGACGCTTTCTGCTTCATCCAGTCGCGCGGGGTTTCGGGCCGGTGGAAGGAGAACACCTCGCGGGAGCGGGGCGTCGGATCGCTGTTATCGGTAAAGTGCGTCTCCACGCCGGTCGATTCGTAGAAGAACCGGAGCGGATCACCGGCCTGCTGCCACTTCAACCGGCTGGTGGCGTAGCGGCCCGACTGCTCCTCGACGGGGGAAAGAATGGTGCCTTCGGATTTGGCTTCGATGATTCCAACGGGTTTGCGGTCCACGAAGAGGGCGTAATCGGCCGGGCCGGAGTCGGTAGGGTATTCCCGGATAGCCACGCCAAGGGCGGCACCGGGATTCAGGGTCTTCATGTCCTGCAGCACCCAGCCGGATGCAGTGAGCATGTGGTCGATGGTCTGCCGGGCTTGGGCTTCGGGGGTAAGCGACATAGGTAAGGATAGGAATCGAATTGGTAATGTACAACGGAAGGACGAATAAATGAACAAGGGTTTGAGTGAACGGTAGTGCCCAATATGGACTCGAACGTTGAGCAACCGTCTTCCCAATAAATTAGTTAAAAGAGCAATTAAGTCTGTTTTAAGCAATAAACTTAGCGGGCATATTAATTTTGCCGCGACCGATTTCGGCTAAATGTAGCCGACAGAGGTGATTTGGAAGTTGTTGATCTTCTGGATAGTTATTTTTACAAATAAAGAATTGTTGTCTAAGATGTGGGAGGACTTTGATAACTTATATGAGAGGGTAAATCTGCCTGATGATTTACCCTACAATCTCGAAGTAGAATCCGCCTACTTCAAGATTGCAAACTTTCGAACTAAATCATACCGTGATTTTGCGCAAACCTTTCATCTCCATTGCATAAAAGGTGAGGCGGAGTCGCTATCTGCTTATTTCATTAAAGCGTTACGTTCACGGGAAGAGGCATTTATCAGCCAACTAGAGGTGTAAGCTTCCCTGAAATTAGGACAGTGTAGGATTAGACTCATAAAGGGCTAATTTTAACTGTCACATGAAAAAGAAGACTTTCACCGAACCTCAGATCGTTGCCATCCTCAAACAGTACGAAGGGGGACGCGAAGCAATGGATGTTTGCCGCGAATACGGCATTTCTAAAGCCACTCTGTTCAATTGGCGCAGGAAATATAGCGGCATGGAATCGACTCATCTTAAGGAGCTTAAAGCCCTACAAGATGAGAATCGGCGTCTTAAACAGATGTATGCTGAACTGAGTCTGGACTACAAATTGGCGAAGGAGATCATCGAAAAAAAGCTTTAGGGCCTTGTCAGCAGAAAGCGTTGGTTGAGTGGGCAGTGGAAAAAAAGGTGTCTGTAGGCAGGGCCTGCCGTGTTGTAGGCATGCATCGTTCCCGCTGGTACTATCAGAACCGGAAAAATGACCAACCGGTGATTGATAAGTTGCAGGCTTATGCTGAAGCGTACCCCACTCGTGGCTTTGATGACTATTATGGCAAAATCCGGAATGAAGGTCTGGTGTGGAATCGTAAGCGGGTATTACGAGTGTACCGGCTACTGAAACTCAAGCACCGAAGACGACATAAGCGACGACTACCTGCACGGGTTAAGAAGCCATTACAGGTACCTCAAGCAGCTAACCACTGCTGGAGCATGGACTTTGTAGCGGATGCTTTAGTTAGTAAGCGAAAGATCAGAGTGCTAACGATCATGGATGATTACAGCCGGGAGGTTCTGGCAGCTCATGCGGATTTTTCGTTGCCAGCCCAGAAAGTAGTTGATGTACTCAAAGACATTGCGTTACAACGGCCCCTTCCTAAACGAATACGCGTCGATAATGGCGCAGAGTTTATCGCTGATAAATTCACCAAGTGGTGTACTGATAATAATATCGAAATTCTATACATCCAACCCGGAAAGCCTATGCAGAACGGTTATATTGAACGGCTAAACCGTACCTTTCGGGAAGATGTGCTAGACGCTTATTTGTTCGAGTCACTCGAAGAGGTAAGGATACTATCGGACGAATGGATGGACCGGTATAACCGTTTACATCCGCACCAGTCGTTGGGTGGCTTGGCTCCAGCAACATATGCCAGGCAAACACAAACCAAAGTCTAAAGGCTTACTGTCCGATTTCGGGGAAGGCTACAGAGGCTTGTCAAAAGGCTTCAGCCAAAAAAGTGGCCTTGCGGGAGGCCTTCTTCAAACTAGTCGAAGGGTTGAAGGAGACAGTTCGGGTCATGCTTCATTTTTCCGATCTCAAACCTGCTCTTGAGCAAACAGAAAATATGGTTGCCGAACTGAGCGGCGAGAACAAGCACTGGCCCTCCAAAACGGCAAGTAAAGACGCGGGAAAGGAGCCAGAAAGTGAAGAATACCGTACCCGGATGGACTTCCTGCAATGGTTGAAAGAAAACATTGGCTCTTTGGAAAGAGTCGAGGACCAACTGAACTTTTTCTTTTTGAACGCTGTAGGTAGCGACTCTCCTGCCAGAACCCTGTTTCTGATTGAAAACAAGCTATACTTCACTCTTACAAAGAGAGTAACCGAAATCAATAAAAGTGCCACAAATCCATATCGTGAAATTGAAAACAGAAATTGGCGGTATGGCATTGTCATTGATCGAATCAGGACCTTTCTTGTCAAAGAAGGATGGGTGGCTCCAAGAGTCACTAATGATCACCTGCGGAGTGTATTTCCACTCGATGTGGATAGCGATGTCCGGCAAAAGCCTTCCGCTCCAATACGGTGGTGCACGGCACCGGAGTACCTACTGTATTTTTTGCAGCA from Tellurirhabdus rosea harbors:
- a CDS encoding IS256 family transposase is translated as MTDQFDFEAFKQAAIKGLYEGKPLTGENGLFAPLLKHFLESALEGEMDSHLAQTRQVEQNRRNGKTTKRVKSSAGLLDLQTPRDRTGSYQPQLVPKRQVVLTPQLEQKVLSLYSVGNSYADISQHLQEMYGYALSDSELTAITDKVIPAMREWQNRPLESLYTLVWLDGIYYKVRHEGRVVSRVLYSVIGLNLSGKKQVLGIYTAETESAKFWLSVLTDLKQRGVEDLLITCVDGLKGFDVAINNVYPAATVQLCIVHQLRNSFRFVPDKLLKDFAKDLKTVYQAPDREQAMENLLLVQERWGGMYPKAVQPWLDKWELLSPFFDYPPAIRKVMYTTNTVEGYHRQLRKVTKTKGAFSSDVALQKLVYLTVQNLQIKWETTTYNWKEVVNQFSIIFEERIKQHRFD
- a CDS encoding UbiA family prenyltransferase — translated: MSPRALWLHLRVPFSFFLLPVFLFALSESPAPDAGRAVAVLLIIHLLLYPASNAYNSYFDKDEGSIGILENPPPVDKTLYYAAWALDLAALALGIWVGWPFVGYLLVYGLISKAYSHPSVRLKKYPIASWLIVSLFQGAFTFVMTMQALNAFSFAEAVRPHILLAGAVCTLNLLAIYPITQVYQHDEDARRGDLTMSRLLGIRGTFVSAVVCFGLSLAGFYTYFHGKPVFWLLPACLLPGVAFFLLWFRRVWGDTSQANFRSAMRMTLLAGLGLNIFFLMLFFLNFSESAKTALR
- a CDS encoding DEAD/DEAH box helicase family protein, translating into MSLTPEAQARQTIDHMLTASGWVLQDMKTLNPGAALGVAIREYPTDSGPADYALFVDRKPVGIIEAKSEGTILSPVEEQSGRYATSRLKWQQAGDPLRFFYESTGVETHFTDNSDPTPRSREVFSFHRPETPRDWMKQKASLRQHLRQFPALNTDGLRDCQITAITNLEKSFGEARPRALVQMATGSGKTFTAITTVYLLLKARQGQTHPVSGRYQEPRRTGVSGIHP
- a CDS encoding transposase, whose translation is MKKKTFTEPQIVAILKQYEGGREAMDVCREYGISKATLFNWRRKYSGMESTHLKELKALQDENRRLKQMYAELSLDYKLAKEIIEKKL
- a CDS encoding type III polyketide synthase; translated protein: MNSYITAIGTAVPAHCTSQSDIAHFMSQALQLDERDQRKLQVLYRQTRIAQRHSVLPDFGRKVGDFSFFPNTPDLEPFPTVGQRMQLYRREALPLALTAIRRCLDELKTTVEPTHLITVSCTGMYAPGLDIELIEALHWPTTTHRTAINFMGCYGAFNGLKTADAIVRANPEARVLVLCLELCTIHFQKKTDEDNLLSNALFADGAAAVLVEGHARPEGAFRMRSFYCDLLPEGRDEMGWIINDFGFEMTLTSEVPSVIQNGIGRLLSILLEKSGLLIEDIGLYALHPGGRKILEVIEQQLGLSSEDNRYAYEVLQQYGNMSSATVLFVLQKIWQEFRTTPTDSPSKTDHILSCAFGPGLTLESMILDVVPAEKMREAVEEYRVAVKN
- a CDS encoding AbrB/MazE/SpoVT family DNA-binding domain-containing protein, producing the protein MTHELILQPIGKSWGVILPEEMLEAAGLRDAHKVSVQVIAGGIFLSAVHRKPREGWAESIDAYLAAGGKLEGDVFEAMSNQSDETHWTWPEK
- a CDS encoding IS3 family transposase; this encodes MSVGRACRVVGMHRSRWYYQNRKNDQPVIDKLQAYAEAYPTRGFDDYYGKIRNEGLVWNRKRVLRVYRLLKLKHRRRHKRRLPARVKKPLQVPQAANHCWSMDFVADALVSKRKIRVLTIMDDYSREVLAAHADFSLPAQKVVDVLKDIALQRPLPKRIRVDNGAEFIADKFTKWCTDNNIEILYIQPGKPMQNGYIERLNRTFREDVLDAYLFESLEEVRILSDEWMDRYNRLHPHQSLGGLAPATYARQTQTKV
- a CDS encoding DEAD/DEAH box helicase family protein produces the protein MYSILRGEELDESVEEASPNEFRSTGRSREVAYNERVLIETFDFIIIEEAHRSIYNEWKQVLDYFDAFLIGLTATPDKRTFGFFNRNVVSEYTYERAVADGRRGERALRRVRHRNRNHQEWGNGKGG
- a CDS encoding helix-turn-helix domain-containing protein, whose product is MEKVKKGRKKGTTDTLGESDESIFIRLASEEHSTSFRELVDAKKAQFKIGTDYEFSKMVGIPNNTLVRLIDGETQKVDLFSILKVCQFLGIDINEMAEIFVASLDSEFISELSLATKANFILRNFNLNALKKIGFIKSTTDFKAIDRKITRWFGIDTINQYATDLPSTLFSKIKQYTPDEMRIMWIVGAIAQFRKLNNPHPYDREALLALIPKIRPYTRDEEAGFVMVVRALYRAGVTVIVQKYLANTAVKGACFVVDGKPCVVITNYRGKYSTLWFTLIHELYHVLFDLEALKSWNFHLSGEYDLSNDLFKEDMADSFARDRLLPKARLDYIRPMIDTPAYVNEYAAKQQVHPSIIYDMHCYEEKIKRGRDVYARYQHFFGSSEEAIRLIKTAPFDYESVYDGLDTVQRVYEFSPEQLNSNSPTF